The region GACGACCAAGGGCGACGTGATCTACCTGACCAACGTCATGAAGATGCCCGACGGGCGGATGTGGTCCACCTCGTCGCGCGCCTCGGCCGACCCCGACTACAAGGTCCCGGTCATGAAGGTCGTGATCGGTGACAACGCCCCCGACGACAGCCAGATCCCCACGCAGATGCGCCCCCTGCCGCCGCTGCCGAGCAACTGGCAGAACATGCTCGACGACCGGCTGATCTTCGAGGTGAAGCGCGGCAGCGCCGGCGGCGAGACGGAATGGCTCATCAACGGCAAGCAGTTCGAACCCGCGACGGTGTCCACCAGCCTGAAGAACAAGGCGGGCAACGCGCCGCCGGCCCAGCAGAAGATGAACAGCTTCAACCTGTGGGAGATCCGCAACGGCGGCGGCGGCTGGGTGCACCCGTTCCACCTCCACATGGAGGAGCACCGCACGGTCATGCGCAACAACAAGGACGTGACGGGCGGGGACCCGTCGCATCCCGACGACGTCTCGCGGGAAGACCTCGTGGCGCTCGACCCGAGCGAGTCGGTGATCATCTACCGCGGCTTCCGCGACTTCGTCGGCCCGTACGTCGCGCACTGCCACAACCTGGCCCACGAGGACCACTCCATGATGTTCGGCTGGGAGATCACGCCGTAGCGCCCTTCTGCCCACCCCACGAGACGAGCGAGATCACCATGTCGAACACCTTCAGGGGGGACCTCCTCCTCGCGCTCCGGCGCCGGTTGCCGGTCCCCTGGCCGACCGTGGTGTCCGCGGCGGTGCTGATGGCCTACGCCGACGGGTTCTGGTCCACGTCGCTGCAGGGCGCCGTCGGCGCGATCGAGCGGACCCAGGCGCCGTTCGCCGGCTGGTTGCTGCACTCCACACTCATGCTGCCGATGTTCCTGGTCGCCGTACTGTGGGCGTTCACCTTCGCCCGCCGACGGCTCGGGCCGGCGCCGGAGCCGCTCAAGCAGGTGCTGGTCGTCGGGATCCTCGTGGTGGCGGCCGGGACCCTGGTCGGCATCGCCCAGGTGATCGCCAGCGCGGCGTACGACTACACCCTGCAGTCCGCCCTGCTGCAGAACACCGGCTCGACCCACACACACTCGGCCACCCCCGCCACGGGCGGCCTCTGCGGAGCGACCTGCCAGGCCCAGAACCTGACCCTCCAGGTGCACGTCCGCGGCGCGGCCTACGCGAGCATCGTCCTGCTGGTCACGAACCTCGTGCTCGTCGTATGGGTCGCGGCGATGCGGGGTGGGCGGCTGGACACCCGGCGGGCGGGGTGAATGCCCGTCAGCTCGCGGAGCGCGGTTCCCGGGCGCCCGACGTCAGATGACGCCGTGGTGCTGCAGGTACCGGAACGCCGCGATCCCGGGCAGCACCGGAAGCCAGTAGGTCAGCAGCCGGCAGGCGAGGACCGACGCCACGGCCACCGTCGGCGCGATGCCCAGCGCAGTCAGCCCGCCGATCATCAAGGCCTCGACGGGGCCGAGGCCCCCGGGGACGGGGGCGATGTGGCCCAGGGTCTGACCGACCATGAACACGGCGAGGACGCCGAACAGCGGGACGGGAGCGTGGAAAGCGGCCAGACTGGCCGCCAGGCCCAGTCCGGACAGCAGCAGATGTGCCGTCGCCCCGCCGAACAGCTGGGCCGCCCGCACCGGCTGACGCAGCGTCGCCAGGAGCTCGCGGGTCACCTCCAGCGCCGGTCGGACGACCTTGCGGCGCCCGAAGGGCGAGGCGAGGACCGCCGCTGCGGCGGCCACGACGACGGCGGTCGCCGCCACCACGGGCCATCCGAGCGGGATCCGCAGGCCGCCCAGCGAGTTCGAGACGCCGATCCCGAGCACGCCGACGACACACCACACCCCGCCGACGACCCCGGTGGCGGTCATGTTCAGCACCGTCGCGCCGACCGCGCTGGAGCGGCGGATGCCGAGGCGCTCCATGAAGGCGATGTTGACGCCGAAGAAGCCGATGCCGCCCGGGGTGGTGCGCCCGGTGAACGCCGCGGCGAGCTGCACGGCCGTCGTCCGCCAGAACGGCAGTGGCGTCGGGCTCGACCCCAGCATCGACACCGCGGACGCCACGATGGCCAGGAACCCGGTGAGGGTCGCCACCGCGAGCCACCCCCGGTCGGCGGTCCGGAGCGAGGCGGCCACCTCGCGCATGCTCGACAGCTGCGGCAGCACCGTGTAGACGGCGGCGCCGAGCAGCAGCAGACCCACGACGGTCGCCGGACGCACCGGGGAGCGCAGGGGCGGGATCGGCCGGTCGATCCGTTCCGCAAGGGTCTCCCGCAGGTCGATGAGCAGGTAGCGCTCGTCGCTGAGCTGCGTGCGGATACGGCGCGGCAGGGCGAGCGGATACAGGTAGGCCAGCGCCGGCTCGAGCCGGTCCGGCGACAGGACACGGCAGGCGCTGTCGATCGTGCGGGTCACGCCGACGACCGAGGTGAGGGAGACCAGCGCGTCGGCGAGGTCCTGGGCGGTGCGCGCCGTCGAGGCGCCGATCTTGCCGAAGGTGAGGTTGAGCAGCCAGGGGTCGCCGGCGGTGTCGACGAGGACGTTCTTGGCGCGCAGGTCGTGGTGGGCGACGCGGGCCTCGCACAGCGTGGCCACCTGCTCCCAGATGTCGTCGAGCAGCCGGTCGTCGATCCCGTCGGGCGGCAGCTCCGTGAGCCGCCGTCCGTCGACCTGCCGGCGCACCAGCAGCGGTGGCCCGTGCCGCGTGGCACAGGTCAGCACGAGCGGCGGGGTGCGCACGCCGGCTTCCTGCGCGAACAGGGTGACGAGCGCTTCGTGGTCGGTCTCGTGGTAGATGCTCGACAGCGACGGCTCGTCCTCGACCTCGAGTGACGCCAGCAGCCTGCGCAACCGGTACAGGGGCCCGGCGCGACGATGCAGCCGTCGCACCACCTGCACGCGCAACCGGTGCCCGTCGGTGGTGGTGACCAGGAACTCCAGGGGTCCGAGCATGCGGCCGCGGATCGGGATGATCTCCAGCGGCGCGAGCCCGGCCTGTTCCAGGGCCCGCCTCACCGCGGGCTCGGACGTCTGGCGGCCCGGGGCACCGAACGCCAGGTGGAAAACGGCGCCGACGCCCGCACCGAGGAACGCCCCGGCGAACACGTCGAGGGGCAGGTTCGTGCCCAGGTACACGTCCGCGGCGGCGACCAGAACCACCACACCCCAGGCGATCCTGCGATACCGCGACCGGAGATAGGGCCCGGCCACCGCCACCATCGCCGCCGCGACCGCGGCGTGCAGGGAGGGGAACGCGAACCCCGCAGCACCGGGCAGCCGGACGCCCGCCGCGGTGAGCAACTCGGCGGGCAGTGGCCGCGGACCGACGAGCCCGCCCACGGCCCGGACGAGGAACCAGGCGAGCACGCCGGCCGCCGCCACCTGCAGCCCGAGCCTGATCCGTCTCAGGTACAGCGCCACCACGGTGGCCACCACGATGCCGGGCCAGCCGCCGGCCATGGCGAGCACCTTCCACACCACCGTCGACGCCGCCGGGATCTGCCCGATCTGCTCGAAGATCGCCACCTCGACGGGGTTGGCGCCGGGCCTGCGCGCCACCAGTGAGCACAGCACCACGACGGCGGTGGCGACGCCCAGGACGACCAGATCACGCGGGTGCCGGCCGATCGGGGTGACGGGCGGGGGCGGCCCGGTGCTGGTCGCCATCGATCCCCGCTCGGAGGTTGCGTCGCCCGACGACGCGGTTCCGCGCTCGTCGTCCATGCCGCCGTGCGCTCGGCGCCACCCGTGATCCGATGTGACCATGTGCGTTCCCCCGACGGACGAACGGATCCGAGTGACTGTTCACCCCGCTCCCCGGCACTGCAACAGGAACCGGCCTCAGGGCGTCGGGGACACGACCCCGGCGGGTGGTTTGCCGGCCCGCCGACCCGGGGACGCCTCGCACGCCCGCCCCGGTTCACTGCCGGGGCGACGGATCCTGGAGGGCCCATGCCGACCACCCGTCCCGAGTCCGCCGACGCCGAGCGCGAGGCCGCCGAGTTCGGCGGGGAGTGAGCGGACGCGCGAGACAGGCCGGACGCGCCACACGAGGAGTTCGGATGCGCGTGGGCAGGGCGGCCGTCGCGGTCATCGCCGCGTTGCTGTTCCTCGGATCCGCCGGCGGGTGCACCACCTCGCCGCCCGTGCCGGGGCTGATCCGGATGATGACCTGGAACGTGAACACGATCCACTTCGCCCCGCAGGACTGGGCGCCGGTCGTCGCGGCCCGGGCCCCGGACGTCGTCGCGCTGCAGGAGATCTGCTCGGGTGACGCAGAAGAGCTACGGGCGATCCTCGAGCGCGACCACGGCATCGGGTACCGGCTCGTCCCCGGCCCCGTCCCCACCTCGGTCGACGGCGGCAGGGTCTTCGCGAGCGTGGACTGCGATCGACGGAAGATCGGGACCGGCGCGTACGGCCAGGCCCTCCTCACGAGCCTGGAGGTCGTGCCCGGCTCGACGGCCGTGGTCTCGCTCCCCGTGGTCGGCGGCCTCGACGACGACGAACCGCGCGCCTACCTGGCGACGACCCTCCGGACTCAGGACGGCCGGGACATCCGGGTCGTCACCACACACCTCTCGACCCGAGGTGCGGTGCGCGGGGATCAGATCGCGGTCGTCGCGGAGGCCGCGCGCGCGTCTGCGACGGCGGTCGTCCTCGGTGATCTCAACACGAGCCCGGCCGAGACATCGCTGCTCGCGCCGCTGCTCAGGGACTTCGAGGACGTCGACCGCGCAGGGAACCGGTCCACCAGCCGCAACCAGGTCGACGGGCGCGAGTCCGAGCCGCAGGGCGAGAGGATCGACTACCTGTTCACCCGCGGCCTGGCCACCGTCGGCGAGCCCGAGACCTACCCGGTGACCTCATCGGATCACCGGCCGCTGGTCGCCGACCTCCGATAGGGCACGCCGTCACCCGGCCTTTTCGCGTCATCACCGGTGGCTGGGAGGGTGGAGGCCATGACGCGATACGAGTACCGGGTGTCGGAGATTCGGGAGAGCATGATCGGCGGGAAGCTCTCGGCGGACAAGCTGGAGAAGCTCCTCAACGAGGAGGCCCGTCAGGGCTGGCAGCTCAAGGCGATCACCAGCACCGAGGTGAAGGGCCGGGTCGGGCCGGGCGGCGTGGAGGGCCTGCTGGTCACCTTCGAGCGTCCGGTGGGGTGACCGGGCCGCAGCCGTTCCCTCATGACCGAGGGCCCCGTCGCGTCTGCGACGGGGCCCTCGGGATCAGGCTGCAGTGGGGTTACGGCACTGGCACCGCCGCGCTCTCGCTACCCGTGCTGAGCTTGGCGACGACCTGCGTCGCGGGCCGGGCGTTGAGCTTGGCGCCGCTGCGGGCGTCGAAGCTGGAGCCCGCCGGGGGTGCGGCCGACGTCAGCGCCGCATTCGAGATCAGCGGCTTCGTGGTGTCGGCCACCAGCTTGCCGGTGGCGGCGTCCGTCTTGGCCGCATAGATCGTGACCGTCCCGGTGGTCGCCGAGGTGCTGCCGATGACCCGCAGCTCGGCACCGGCCTTCCAGGTCACCTTGCTGATGGCCACCGTGTCCGCCACCGCCGTCACCGTGGCCGAGACCTGGGCGGACTCGGGGCTGACGGCGCCCGCGGCGTTCTTGGCGGTCACGGCGAACTTGTAGTCGCCGGCGGCCAGGCCGGTGATCACCTGCGCGGTGCCGGTGTTGGCCGGCGGCTGCGTCGCGAGCTTGGTGGTGCCGTCCGCCTGGTAGGCGACGACCTGGTAGCCCGTGGCGTTCGGGACCGCGGTCCAGGCCAGGGTCACCTGGCCCTGACCGGCCGTGGCCTTGAGGCCGGTCGGCCCCGTGGTCGTCCCCGCGGCGGCGTCCGGCGTGTACCACCCGTCCTGCGCCGCCTTCGCGCTGTTGCCCGCGGTGTCGAAGGCGGCGAAGCTCAGGTTGGTCGCCTTCGTGATCGCGACCGGCCCCGTGTACAGCTTGGCCGTGCTGGAGGGGCCGTCACCGAAGGTCGCCAGCGAGCCGTCGTCGGTGTAGAAGATCTGGCCGTTGTCGCTGGTCGCCGTCACCGAGGTGGCCGCGGCGGGTGCGGCCTCGGTACCGCCGGCCGGGGTGACGGTGAGGGTCGGGATGACCGTGTCCTTGGGTGCGCCCGTGGCGGTGCCCTCGACGGCGCCGATCGTGTACGGGGCGCTCAGGGCCGTTCCGGCGAGGGAGCGGACCTCGACGTCGTAGGTCACGGCCGGGTCCAGGGCGAGGGTGGTGCTGGTGGCGGCCGCACCGGTGCGGACGACGACCCCCGGCTTCTCGCCCGCGGCACTCGCCGTGGTGGCGATCGCCTCGACGCTGTAGCCGGAGACGGCGGTGGCGCCCGGCTGCGCGGTGGCGGCCGACCAGGTGACCTTCGCCGACGTCTTGTCCGCCGACCGGATCACCGCGGCGGTCCCCGCGGCCGGGGCCGCGGCGTTGCCGGGGCCGGCGGGGCAGCCCCCGAAGCCCGGGCCGCCGACCTCGCCCGCCTCGGCGATGCTGACGCCCTGCCGGTTGCCTGCGGGGTCGACCGTCTGCCACTGCAGCAGGCGTTGGCCCCCGCCGTCCCTGGCGACCGTGGCGACCGCCGGGTCCTCGAACACGTAGGTCGCCGTGAACGTCTTGCCGTCGGCGCCGACCGCGAGCTTGGACTTGTAGGTGCCCTGGGTCCCCGTCTTGGGCGCGGTGACGAAGTCACCCGGGACGGCCCGGATGTCGCGCTTGCCCAGGCTGGTCCGGAACCCGTCGGGGTTGACGATCCGCTGCTCCATGTTGGCGGGGTCGGGTGCGTTGTTGGCGGGGTCGATCACGCCCTCCACGGTGAGGGTGTCGTTTTCCACCGTGGTCGTGGTGATGGTGTTCGTCGTCGG is a window of Pseudonocardia sp. T1-2H DNA encoding:
- a CDS encoding endonuclease/exonuclease/phosphatase family protein, translated to MRVGRAAVAVIAALLFLGSAGGCTTSPPVPGLIRMMTWNVNTIHFAPQDWAPVVAARAPDVVALQEICSGDAEELRAILERDHGIGYRLVPGPVPTSVDGGRVFASVDCDRRKIGTGAYGQALLTSLEVVPGSTAVVSLPVVGGLDDDEPRAYLATTLRTQDGRDIRVVTTHLSTRGAVRGDQIAVVAEAARASATAVVLGDLNTSPAETSLLAPLLRDFEDVDRAGNRSTSRNQVDGRESEPQGERIDYLFTRGLATVGEPETYPVTSSDHRPLVADLR
- a CDS encoding lysylphosphatidylglycerol synthase domain-containing protein, which encodes MATSTGPPPPVTPIGRHPRDLVVLGVATAVVVLCSLVARRPGANPVEVAIFEQIGQIPAASTVVWKVLAMAGGWPGIVVATVVALYLRRIRLGLQVAAAGVLAWFLVRAVGGLVGPRPLPAELLTAAGVRLPGAAGFAFPSLHAAVAAAMVAVAGPYLRSRYRRIAWGVVVLVAAADVYLGTNLPLDVFAGAFLGAGVGAVFHLAFGAPGRQTSEPAVRRALEQAGLAPLEIIPIRGRMLGPLEFLVTTTDGHRLRVQVVRRLHRRAGPLYRLRRLLASLEVEDEPSLSSIYHETDHEALVTLFAQEAGVRTPPLVLTCATRHGPPLLVRRQVDGRRLTELPPDGIDDRLLDDIWEQVATLCEARVAHHDLRAKNVLVDTAGDPWLLNLTFGKIGASTARTAQDLADALVSLTSVVGVTRTIDSACRVLSPDRLEPALAYLYPLALPRRIRTQLSDERYLLIDLRETLAERIDRPIPPLRSPVRPATVVGLLLLGAAVYTVLPQLSSMREVAASLRTADRGWLAVATLTGFLAIVASAVSMLGSSPTPLPFWRTTAVQLAAAFTGRTTPGGIGFFGVNIAFMERLGIRRSSAVGATVLNMTATGVVGGVWCVVGVLGIGVSNSLGGLRIPLGWPVVAATAVVVAAAAAVLASPFGRRKVVRPALEVTRELLATLRQPVRAAQLFGGATAHLLLSGLGLAASLAAFHAPVPLFGVLAVFMVGQTLGHIAPVPGGLGPVEALMIGGLTALGIAPTVAVASVLACRLLTYWLPVLPGIAAFRYLQHHGVI
- a CDS encoding chitobiase/beta-hexosaminidase C-terminal domain-containing protein, giving the protein MIHHPPPGATAPGPHPRGRRRRALAGLTAVALVATTAGVLTAGTAFAAIPTAPDNLLVFPNRDFITIEGYQSHAGEVGTIELTRAGQIVGSAQGIVSGGDVAFEINHPGGVCWGAGTGVNVTPDIQPGDVATIKFGGTAFGDSTVQSAGFAGAVPTPTTNTITTTTVENDTLTVEGVIDPANNAPDPANMEQRIVNPDGFRTSLGKRDIRAVPGDFVTAPKTGTQGTYKSKLAVGADGKTFTATYVFEDPAVATVARDGGGQRLLQWQTVDPAGNRQGVSIAEAGEVGGPGFGGCPAGPGNAAAPAAGTAAVIRSADKTSAKVTWSAATAQPGATAVSGYSVEAIATTASAAGEKPGVVVRTGAAATSTTLALDPAVTYDVEVRSLAGTALSAPYTIGAVEGTATGAPKDTVIPTLTVTPAGGTEAAPAAATSVTATSDNGQIFYTDDGSLATFGDGPSSTAKLYTGPVAITKATNLSFAAFDTAGNSAKAAQDGWYTPDAAAGTTTGPTGLKATAGQGQVTLAWTAVPNATGYQVVAYQADGTTKLATQPPANTGTAQVITGLAAGDYKFAVTAKNAAGAVSPESAQVSATVTAVADTVAISKVTWKAGAELRVIGSTSATTGTVTIYAAKTDAATGKLVADTTKPLISNAALTSAAPPAGSSFDARSGAKLNARPATQVVAKLSTGSESAAVPVP
- a CDS encoding DUF4177 domain-containing protein yields the protein MTRYEYRVSEIRESMIGGKLSADKLEKLLNEEARQGWQLKAITSTEVKGRVGPGGVEGLLVTFERPVG